The Populus nigra chromosome 4, ddPopNigr1.1, whole genome shotgun sequence genome contains the following window.
TGTCTGTTGGATTCTACGTCCTGATCTAAGATTTAGAGCACGATTTGGTTTTGGAATGGCTTGATCTTGATTATGATGTGGTGTTGCCTTATGGATCTTCATattatgcttttgtttttgcatgATTTGAATCATGTGATGATACCTTAGATTTGGAGATCACTAGATGCAACACATCCTGTTTGGTACCTGATCTGTTGGAAATGCATGTCTAAGCTgtcgttttaatgtgttttgaatTGAATATCTGAGTCTTGTAGGTTCatcgtgattttttttgtctttcgtATGTGTTGTTGATATGGCTCATTTATCAATTAGGTTTCTgatttgtgattgttttttgaaatgtgAAATGTTTTAAATGAAGCTGATTGAGATCTAGTTTTTGATAATGGTGTGGAATTGCATCTGATTTAGGCTGGGAGATTTATATTTAGtgatttgattatttgatatcGGCAGACGTGAGAAAATGGGGCTGTCTTTCACCAAGTTGTTTAGCCGACTGTTTGCTAAGAAGGAAATGCGTATTCTGATGGTGGGTCTTGATGCTGCTGGTAAGACCACCATTCTCTACAAGCTCAAGCTCGGTGAGATTGTCACCACCATTCCTACCATTGGTAAGTCTCACTTTATTATGGAGACAAGATGTTAATTACcttgatttgaaattattttttatcctccGTATGTTCTCTGTTGGGCTTAgatctgatgatgatgatgatgtttgaTCAGGATTTAATGTGGAGACTGTGGAGTACAAAAACATTAGCTTTACTGTTTGGGATGTCGGGGGTCAGGACAAGGTATGTGTGTCTTTTGAGCACTGATTTGGCTTTTTATCTTTTGCATGAAGGTTGTTATCATTTTGGGGTGTAGTAGTGATAGCATCCTGATAGCATCCTTTTCTCCTTCATTAAATGGTTTAGAGTGGATTGGATCATAAGGAAAGCAATTAATCGTGTTTGCATCCAAGAACTCAAGCCTCTATGGTCAGAAAGCCATCATGTTATTGAACCTACGTAATTGAAAATGAGTGCTTATGGACGGTCTAGTGCTGATCTGATTTTCCTTCACCAGcacttaaaataattataagctAAACATGTTATGCCATGGTTATACTTTGCTACTTCCTTTGATTATCAAGGGAAAGTCTTTATTTGGTGCCTTACATTTTGAGACATTCACTAGTGCAAGTGTTTTCCAATTATACTGCTTTATCACTTGACAACATCATTTGCTGTATTGTGTATAGCACTGTTTGcataaatcctttttttttgctGCTATTGGAATAGCCAAGTGCATTACTGTGGCCTCTGCCAAATAATCCTAGTGATGCTAGCTGTCGCATTCTTGTGTTATACCTTTTCCTGCTGAAGTATTTATTGTTATGGTCAAATCTTTAAATGGATAGATCTGTGCTTCTTTTATACCTCCTGTCTCCAAGTGCCACTGCAGCATGGCCACTGCAATAATAACGTGCTCTTGATCTGGATCCTTTACAATCAGTCTAaagattttaatattctaatcCCTTAATTTGTTTATCAACTGATGCCCTATTATCTTGCTTCCCCAGATCCGCCCCTTGTGGAGACATTACTTCCAGAACACACAAGGACTTATCTTTGTGGTTGATAGCAATGACAGAGATCGTGTGGTTGAAGCTAGGGATGAGCTACACAGGATGTTGAATGAGGTACCATACTGCTCCACATTTTATAATGATTAGCAAAATGTGGAAGGATATACATGCTGTAATTTGACTTGTCACCTCTGCATGATTTGTGTGATAGATAACAATGGCTTTTGTTGCATTTGCAGGATGAGTTGAGGGATGCTGTGCTGCTAGTGTTTGCAAACAAACAGGATCTTCCGAATGCAATGAATGCTGCCGAGATTACCGATAAGCTTGGCCTTCACTCCCTTCGTCAGCGCCACTGGTAAGCTAACTTGTTACAGTCAGATGCCCTCCTTTTCCAGCAATCCACCATCCTCTTGGTAACTGACTGTCTAAGTCATTCATTGCAGGTACATCCAGAGCACATGCGCCACCTCTGGTGAGGGGCTGTATGAGGGATTGGACTGGCTCTCAAACAACATTGCAAACAAGGTACAGTCATCCATTTTTCTTACTCATATGTGATTATTCATGATTTGGTGAGCTTAATGTGTTCATCTGACTGCAGGCTTAGATGACACAACTCCAAGTTCGCAATCGCAGTGAGTGCTGGAATACTCGgtctatatttgttttgtattctGGATTTTCCTCCAACTCATTTTGTCGTCTTTACCTGTCCAAACATGTTTGTGGTTACTTTTGCAAACTCTGTCATTTGTTTCCTGTAGCTTCAGAATATTCCGTAAATTTTCGTTTTCttggtgatttttatttaaatagcaAAGCCCAGTGCTCCTAATTTCTAAAGACGAACCATCCTTGACGTGGAGTCAGGGGTACCATAGTGCCTGCTACCAGGCTTTAGTGCGTAAACAATCTCCTCCGAATTGAACAAAACTATACATGTATTATATGTGGTCATGTCCCTCGGACATCTCACCGTAGGAGTTGGTCTAACGCTCGCAGCCACACAACCTGAACGGGGGAGAAGCTTTTGTAGGGGCACACATTGCCACTACCAGACTTTTATCTCCTAGTAGTCCCAAAATTGGAAGGTCGTTGACCACTTTACCCTTACAATGACACATGCACATAAGTTTATTGCTCTATAAATAGATTCTTAAAGTAAGACCATAATCTTATTCTTGTTTAATCCTAAATATTGTCAAACAACTAAATACACGCTATTACAACCTTACAAAGCTTACATCACCAACTTTAAATGACTTGGACATTGGAGCGCTTCCAAACCCACAGGAGAGGAGATTTGCTTTACAGGTCTTGCAATTATCCAAGCTCATTCTCCAGCTGGAATCCTTTTGTTTTCGCGGTTGGGATTGCTTTTGCCCCAATCATGCTTACAAAAAAGCTAATACAAAAGCAAGATTCATTAAAAACCATGATTAGATCACTAGTTTTGCAAAAGCAACAAATACTTGCTTTTGATGCTGCTAGGAGATGGagagtaaattaattattagttttattaaaattataaaaagaacacTTAAAAGGTGTATGAATATACCGGGATATAAAATGTCGCACCCCTCTCCTAATTACTAAGATAGTACATCTTAGTTACTGTTTGTAGTCATGTATACTTAAGAATTATGGTTTTAGTTAGTCAAGTAAACCAACCTCTTTAGTTACTTCTTATTCCTATCTTGTCAATTACATTTACCAACCAAACATGCATTCATAAGCATACTCTCCATTAAACAAGCTTATATGATATATTGTTGTTGTCTTGTCTtgttcattaaaatatattcaacatCTTTGTACGTGGTTGTCCTATTTAGCaattcaacattaaaaatatttatacatgaTATATTTACAAATGCATTTACTTATGTAATGTTCCATATACAAAACTAACATATCAAAGATACAATAACATTTCTTAAGTTACACTTTAAACTAggatttcaaaaacatttagattGGTAGCCTATCACCCGCGTCCTTTTTTATTCTCACTTTGAtcctttaaaaataacattttatctACTAATGAGTAAGAGTATAATTCAGATTAGatcaacaggaaaaaaaaaactttacaagTCTTCAACTCAATATCATATTGATATAACATTTTTATAAGTGTAACATGCATGACAACTCAATGCTGATATCTCATATCTATATACTACCTCAATGGTAGCATATGTAGCATGTAAGTGGCCATAATTTCATGTAAATCAAGTTCTTATATTTTCAATGTACTATTATATCAACACAATATCTGAGCTAAAACACATCTTTTTactttaataaaacaaaacatgatTCAATCTTTCACAAACATACCATTAACTAGTAATTATCATGTGAAATCTCCATTCAACACTTAGGTTAGGattcatatataaattttgaaaaccCAACAAGCATTTAAGAAAATTCtccatataaaaatatctaaaacaataaaatttatgcaTACTTATTAGTTTAATCACTCACTTAAGCTTTAGCCATTTTTCATTTCtctatttgtttcttttcttttctaacatCACAATCTATCTTTGGTTTCCTTTCTAACAATTCTATTGAATTTAAGCTCTAATACTCCATAATTTATTCTTGGAATATATGGTTAGCTAGTGTTAGTTTGTAGGATGGTGTTTAGCTCTTTCTTAGGTtcaagaaaatggaaaaaaagagtGTAGTGGTTACTACTGAAAATTCAGTAGAAGAGCACATTCTTTTTTATGTCTCACACCTCACAAGCATGAAAATGCCAAAACTTGTCATATTCCACCTATACGACTATACAAAATTGTCATACTTAACCTACTTGATTTGGTAATAGCATTTTAGACCTTCTTTTCTTTAGTTCTTTAGCTTTTGTCCCTTAATTTTTCCTAATCTTTAAAGTAATGATCAATCAATTATAGTAAATGCAAGTTTTAGAGtgttattacataaaaaaatcttttgaattaCTTTTCcattatttcttaaataatttttatccaaCCACACACATGCAACCATAAAATTTGTAAATTCAACCTTTTCTTTACAAACACCGTACTTTAACATCACAACCATAAAacccaacaaaattatcaaacacGCACTTTAGGTAATATAAGTGGTTTAAAAAGTACCTTCAAGCGGTCTAGATTCAAGGTAAAAATAGGGACAGCTTGAAGAAATGCTGAGAATGGGCCTTAACCCTATGTTTTGAACTTGAAAGAACAAATCCAATCTCAtttttaatctctctctctctctctctctctctctcttaagtACACCCCATAAATTAACTTCTTCAACAAACTTGTACCTCACCAACCGGTAAGAATAGCATAACTTGAGTGGAGCTTCTTGGGATGGAAGTAAGAGACAGAATCGGAATAACCCAGTTGACAAAAATGGAAACTTTGGTGGTTATTATGATCATAATAGCGGAGAATTTTAACAGGAATATGGTGGGTTTAGTGGGCAGGATGGTCAAAATGGGCTTTATGGAGTAAATGAGGATGTGCAATTGAGTCGAAACTAGTCTAGGTTTGATTCACAAGATCTTACAGAGTCATAAAGAAGCCTGAATAGCAATTACACTCAAAAGGTGGAGAAATTCCTCCATGGACTCAATGATCATTAGACTGGAGATGGTGGACAAGATCAACAGAGCCATTATTTTGGAATACCAACAGAGTTTCAATGTTGGAACAATATCAGCCAAATTGTAATACTTTTCAGAGCGATATCAAGGCTTCTCAAGTAAACTATGCCATACTCGAAGCAGATTCAGCTGAATCTTCTGAAAGTAGCTTGGATAAAGGTTCTCTGGAGGAGTTCGATGAGTTTTGCAAGGAGGGGAAAGTGAAGGAAGCCGTGGATTTTTTGCATTTGTTACAGAAGCAGAGTGTTTCTGTGGATCTACCACATTATTTACAGTTGATTCGAGCATGTGGAGAAGCTGAAGCTTTAGAGGAAGCAAAAGTGATGATTGGTGAATTGCTTGGTCATATTGAGAGGCTTGCAATAGCTCATGGTCACTGTTCGctctcctcttcaagtagtccaGAATCTTCATTTTTGTGGTGATTGCCACAATGCTATGAAGATCATCTCGAAGCTTGTTGGCAGACAACTCATCACGCGAGATGCCAAGAGGTTCCGCCATTTCAAAGATGGGATTTTCTCATGGAGATTATTGGTGAACAGGTTATCCTTTGAGGTAAAATCTGTCTTGTTTCGTTGTTTTCAAATTTggaaaactttaaatttttgttgttatgCAATTTGGGTAAATTTTCATCTGTTTGGGTTGTGAtgcaatcattttttattaaaatttaaatctattttattttaaattaaaattttaatatttttaaatgattttaatacttaaaaataaaaaaaatattattttaatatatttttaaataaaaatacttcaaaaaataattccaatcttcttctgttttgaattttgaagcaTGCTTTTAAATTAACTCTTGTTGTTTGATTTATATAGAAATTGTTTTGAATCCTTCTAAAGCAATGATGGAGAAGATCACAGGGTAGATCTATGGCCATGATTCATATTTGTCTTCTTGCTCTGACAGTGGCAATTTTAATCCCCTGAATTTGAAGTCTTTTGGCATTTTGGGAGAAAAATTGTCCAAGAAGTTTTGGGTGGTGGCAAATGCATGCATGCGAACATCCTCTTGCCCGCTTTATCCTTGCTATTTTACCTGGTGTTTTTAAACCGATTAGATGATCAATCCGATCCAAGAcctaaatcataaattttaaccGAGTCATGATTGGCTTTTCTAGTTGTTGCAATAAAGACAACATACAactttctctatcttttttttattctcgttATCTTGTTTTAaacttaaagataaaaaatgtaaataaaataatttttaaactaaaacataaaactataaaaactaaaaggaccaaacatagaaaacaaaaaaactttggGACTAAAATTTCACAATTTGCACCTCTAAGtacaataaaaagataaaaagaggttgcttttttgttttagtgTCAAATTTGATCCCATTAATCTctgtttattttgaataataaaattaaattatattttatcaaatcaagctttaacttgatatgagttttttttttgacaacgCAAGAAccctacaaaaaataattatcaagccTAATAACCAATGCTATGTGGAAggttagaatttaaaaaaaaatagtgactAGAATATAAAATGCTTCAATgaccaaaaaatagaaaaaatatattttaatctataatGTTTTCTCTTGTAATACAATTGAATACTTAGCATAATTAGGCTTTTTCCTAATTATCCTTCCTTCGCTCATACCCTAgagtttgaaaagtttcaaGAACCTCTTTTGATCTTAaaaacaattagttttttttaagtagcacatcaagatttgttttataaataatatcgttaaagatttatttttttaaaataatataattttaaaacttgtagATTAATACATGTTACTCTAGAATTACATTTGATATTTGTCCTAGAGTCGCGGTTATTGTTTAtgacttattttgttttataataaattattgtgtGGATAGATAACTAATATCAACAACCCATGTTCATCCACaagaaatttaaatcaaatatacTGTCAATTTCtggttgaaaatgactctaaaaatttcaaaaaattcctTCGTATAAAGGATAACGAGATTGAGCTATTTAGCCGATTATTAAGCAAGGCTCAGTCTAAATTCAAGGAGGGGAGGCTGGACATTTCACATGATCCTCGAGATGTTGGGGAGGAGTCTAGAATTTCATCCTAGCAATCATCGAAGGAGAATCTAACTATAGAGACTATATTCTTATGCAGATGGATGAGGGGTCTTTTTAGTAAGATTATTCTTGCCTCTCGCTTTAAatccattaattattttcaaagatatgTCAATTTTATCTTGGAATGTGAGGGGTGCTACCAATGTTGTGGGTAGGCGTCACTGTAAAGAACTTatacaaaaattttaaccaattCTATTTGTACTCCTAGAAACCTATTCCTAGTTTTTCAAATCGGCCAAGTTCTAGGCACTTTTTAGGTATTCGCCTACAACTAAATCTAAAGCTTAGGGACACTCATAGggatttagggttttaattgtAGACATCATGACTCAATGTGTTACACTAAAACTGCATTCGGGTAATCAGTCCtggtttttctttattgtttatgCCTCCCCAGCCCCCAACTTGTGTTCTTTGCTCTAGGATCACATGGTCTCGATGAGTACAAGATTAAATAAGGCTTATCATCTTAGTGGGGATTTTAATAAGATTGCCCTTTCTTCGGAGAATATAAGAGGTTTATTCAATGCCTTTAAGGCTCTACCTTTACTAATATGATGGATGACTATAACCTGCTTGATTTGGGATACGTTGGACATTCCTTCACCTAGCACAGGTAAATAAATAGAATCAGACGCTTAGATAAAAGATTGGATAGAGCACTAGCAACGCCTaactagcatttttttttaagaggcaGTTGTTGAGAATTTGTCTAAGCTGCACTTAGACTATAATCCCATCCTTTTATGGTGCGGGGGTCTTCCTTTAAATATTTGGAACATACCTTTTAGATTTGAAGCCATATGGGCTGAGCATCCAAATTTCCACATTGTTGTGTATTTGGGGCGTGGAAAAATGGTGATCACAAAGAGGTAAGGGTGAGGGGCTTACAATATATTCAGGAGGATGCTTTTAGGTTTAATAAGAATACATTCGGTAATTTATTTAGAAGGAAAAGACGTGTTGAAACTTGGTTAAATGGTGTCCATCGAACTATTGAATTGGGTGCTTCACACTCCTTGGCTATTTTAGAAAGGGACCTAAGAGAAGAATACAATGATATTCTTCATCACGAGGAGCTTTTCTGGTTCCAGAAATCTAGGGATAGATGGGTGAAATTTAAAGACCGCAAAACTAGTTTCTTCCACACTTAAACTATGATCAAGAGGAGGCACAACCATATTAATGGATTATTTATCTTTGGTGATAATTGATGTACTAATGATAGGGTGTTTCAGGAGGAGGCCCTTATTTTCTACAAGTCTCTATTTTGCTTGAATGAGTATGTGGAACCTAGATCACTTACTTTTCAAAACACTCATAGGATGTCTCATACAAATATGACTAACTTATTAAAAATCTATCACGAAGGATGAGGTGTTTACAACGCTAATGGCCATGTAATCTTTTAAATCGCCAGGTGTGGATGGcttctagcttttcttctttaaaagatATTGGGATATTATTGGAGATGATGTTTGTAGCCTTGTTAGTAATGCGTACACTAACTgttattttaaccaaataatAGCATAAACTCTTTTAGTTTAGATTCCAAAAAAGGACAAacctttatatttcaaatagtTTCACTTGATAAGTCTTTACAATGTAATGTATAAACTAATTACAAAGACTTTGGTTAACAAATTACACCCTTTTCTGGATGAGTTAATTAGTCATCTTCAAAGTAGTTTTATCCCAAGCAAATGCACAACAGACAATGTTATGGTGGCCTGGGAAGTTATGCACCATATGCACAAGTTCAAAAGTAAACAGGGGTTTTTAGGAGCTAAAATAAACCTTGAAAAGGCCTATGATAAAGATAGTTAAGATTTCTTGCTAACTACTTTAGAAGATTTTGGTTTCCCTAACAAGACTATccaatttataatgttttgtgTCTATTCCTTCTTTATATCCCTTATCTGAAATGTTACTAAGCTGCCTAGTTTTATGCCTAACATAGGCCTACAACAAGGAGACCCTCTCCTTCTTTAtctctttgttttgtgtatgaagaagttttcttgtttaatttctaataaagtTGCAAGTAAGACAAGAAAGCTAGTGCATCTATCTCATGGTGGCCCAAATAtctcacattttttttgttgacgatattttatttttcacaaaggCAAGAATTCTTAGATTAGTCTCATATCTAATGTCTTATATGATTTTTACAAAACATCTGGACTAAAAGTGAACTTTGAGAAATCTAGGATAATGTGTTCTAAATCTGTATATAGAGTAAGGAAGAACATATTTGGTCAATTATCTCTTATCATTTTGCGAGTGAATTGGGCAAGTATTTGGGTTTCTCTCTAATTTAAGGAAGAGTTAAAAAAGACCACTTTCCTTTTGCCTTGGAGAAAATTAGAAAGAGGTTTTCTTTTTGAAAGGGCAGGGTTCTAAATAAGACAAAGAGATTAACTCTGACCAGTTCGATGATGTTTGTTATACCTATTTATCCCATGCAATGTTTTTGGCTTCTAAAATCTATTTGCTCAAATGTTAACAGATTGGTAAGGAGCTTCATCTAGAAAAATAAGAATCCTACTCGTGGTTTTCACCTAGTAAAGTGGGACTCTATTGCTTTCTTTAAGATGTTTGAGGGGCTTGGTGTTAGGGAGATAAGACTCTCCAACGTAGCTCTTTTGGGTATACAAGTCTGACACATGTTTAACAATCCATATAAGTTTTGGGTTGGTCTCTTGAAGCACaagtatctttttaataaagatCTATTCAATGTGACTAGAGCTCTAGTGTCAGCTTCACTACTCAGTATGCCATCATTAAagcttttcttaaattaaagGAGGGGCTCATAATCAAACTTGGAAAATGAGACTTGTCTTTATAGTTTAATCCTTGATTGGTGGAGGGTCCTTTTATGCTCTCTTGTGgatgttattaatattattaatttggaTTTACAGGTTAGAGACTTATGGATAAATGGTGACTAGAATTTTTCTAAAATGACTACTATTGTTCctgatgttttaaaatttgtgATTATGGTTGTTCCTTTCTTTACTGTTTTTTCGTTTGATGACTGTGTAACATAGGTTGCTAGTCGCACAAGATGTTACAATTCTAAATCAGCCTACTTATGGTTGCTTTAACATCTCGAGGGGGTCTGTAAATGGCCAAGGTTAGTAGTGGGT
Protein-coding sequences here:
- the LOC133692647 gene encoding ADP-ribosylation factor-like; translation: MGLSFTKLFSRLFAKKEMRILMVGLDAAGKTTILYKLKLGEIVTTIPTIGFNVETVEYKNISFTVWDVGGQDKIRPLWRHYFQNTQGLIFVVDSNDRDRVVEARDELHRMLNEDELRDAVLLVFANKQDLPNAMNAAEITDKLGLHSLRQRHWYIQSTCATSGEGLYEGLDWLSNNIANKA